In the genome of Macrobrachium nipponense isolate FS-2020 chromosome 34, ASM1510439v2, whole genome shotgun sequence, one region contains:
- the LOC135207617 gene encoding uncharacterized protein LOC135207617: protein MLPSRIFLLFHINMLDRLPFGLKPSPAMLLLVLCKILILDITDDAQEIRDLKRCIYDLCYMDNCACTTNSTYTLHWAFNQLKDIFEPYKFSLQQFVTNEMKLQSIIDEHAKESTPTKVKLFGLIWDRTEEDTLATQSLNLDKMASSKREILRSIASNYDILNFNMPLLNRARLFMQKLQYMKDLEWDTRLPEEKLQEWRNIATQVNSAPEVAVKRYVGRRDGSYKLVAFTDSSRVIYVTVIYILNETTNELRFLLSKNRLINKQLSTKSIPCLEFQAIAFGTEVLIDTFKELAGPICVQPINITGLELYTDSLVCLNWLNSHVNKIDAFVINRLHNICQLCEVHPIAFNFCGGSVNPANSASRPTSYQMLMKSSFLTGPPHLCKDVKGDCFNVVIPNPLISGSKMNRNDDSSELCCNCSAW from the coding sequence ATGTTGCCAAGCAGGATTTTTCTCTTGTTCCATATAAACATGTTAGATAGATTGCCTTTTGGGCTAAAACCAAGTCCAGCAATGTTACTTCTTGTGCTATGCAAAATTTTGATTTTGGATATTACAGATGACGCCCAAGAAATTAGGGATCTCAAGAGATGTATATATGATCTCTGCTACATGGATAATTGTGCCTGTACAACAAATAGTACTTATACTTTACATTGGGCATTTAATCAGTTGAAGGACATATTTGAGCCATATAAGTTTTCATTGCAACAATTTGTCACAAATGAGATGAAACTCCAAAGTATAATTGATGAACATGCCAAAGAATCTACACCTACTAAAGTTAAACTGTTTGGTCTTATTTGGGACAGGACTGAGGAGGATACTCTTGCTACCCAAAGTCTGAATCTAGATAAAATGGCTTCTAGTAAAAGGGAAATCTTGCGGTCCATTGCTTCAAATTATGATATTCTTAATTTCAATATGCCACTCTTGAATAGAGCTAGGCTATTTATGCAGAAACTGCAGTATATGAAGGATTTAGAATGGGACACTAGGTTACCTGAAGAGAAATTACAGGAATGGAGAAATATTGCTACTCAGGTTAACTCTGCTCCGGAAGTTGCAGTAAAGCGATATGTGGGCAGGAGAGATGGTAGTTATAAACTTGTCGCATTTACTGATAGTTCACGTGTGATATATGTGACAGTTATATACATACTGAATGAGACTACTAATGAGCTTAGATTCTTGTTGTCAAAGAATAGATTGATCAATAAGCAACTGTCTACAAAATCTATTCCTTGCTTGGAATTTCAAGCCATAGCCTTCGGCACGGAAGTCCTTATTGACACCTTCAAAGAACTTGCTGGGCCTATTTGTGTGCAACCCATTAATATTACTGGTTTGGAACTCTACACAGACAGCTTGGTCTGTCTTAATTGGCTGAATTCCCATGTTAATAAGATTGATGCATTTGTAATAAATAGACTACATAATATCTGCCAGTTGTGTGAAGTGCATCCCATTGCTTTTAATTTCTGTGGAGGGTCTGTAAACCCAGCTAATAGTGCTAGTCGTCCTACTTCTTACCAAATGCTGATGAAATCTTCATTTCTGACTGGTCCACCACATCTCTGTAAAGATGTGAAAGGAGATTGCTTTAATGTAGTTATCCCAAACCCTTTGATATCAGGGTCTAAGATGAACAGGAATGATGATTCCAGTGAACTTTGTTGCAACTGCAGTGCATGGTAG